A genomic segment from Bosea sp. OAE506 encodes:
- the tagH gene encoding type VI secretion system-associated FHA domain protein TagH, whose translation MPLTLTIENETALPDGGPLTVSLSGGRGLDIGRDQHLDWCLPDPTRAISGRHCEVRFRDGAYWLRDISTNGTYVNGGTQRVQSPYRLQHGDRLEIGHYVIAVAIDEPAQAEPAQHQPQEAAPESGSLWSAQGEAAPPIPRRDLLPPNRHRPVHDGFIDWAADIPAPAPPQPAVAPPSPPPAPAGDDFAWAPYQPPASAPEPPPVAIPTPRRPLTADLPPGDPWSDAPVQPTPPIAPLPPLEPLAAAGQPFVPPAATAMPAGMPQISAAEFVQRFAKGAGLSTNDLAWQDPGAFAEQLGGLMRLVAVELKQLLAARAESKRIARSANQTMIQAQDNNPLKFSPTVDDALQLIFGRPKSGYLSAQKAFDESFRDLKAHQIKTYSAMQHALRMLVEDLEPQAIAESTAQDRGLDSLLGSRKAKMWDAYVARWDAKTAPYEDGLVDAFMLYFAECYDRGGK comes from the coding sequence ATGCCTCTGACGCTGACCATCGAGAACGAGACCGCCCTGCCCGATGGCGGGCCCCTCACCGTCTCCCTGAGCGGCGGCCGGGGCCTCGACATCGGCCGCGACCAGCATCTCGACTGGTGCCTGCCGGACCCGACCCGCGCGATCTCCGGCCGCCATTGCGAGGTCCGCTTCCGCGACGGCGCCTATTGGCTGCGCGACATCTCGACCAACGGCACCTATGTCAACGGCGGCACGCAGCGCGTCCAGTCGCCCTACCGCCTGCAGCATGGCGACCGGCTGGAGATCGGCCATTACGTCATCGCCGTCGCGATCGATGAGCCCGCCCAGGCCGAGCCGGCGCAGCACCAGCCGCAGGAAGCAGCACCTGAGTCCGGCTCGCTCTGGTCGGCGCAGGGCGAGGCGGCGCCGCCGATTCCGCGCCGCGATCTGCTGCCGCCCAACCGCCACCGTCCGGTCCATGACGGCTTCATCGACTGGGCCGCCGACATTCCCGCGCCGGCGCCCCCCCAGCCCGCGGTCGCGCCGCCCTCACCGCCCCCCGCCCCCGCAGGCGACGATTTCGCCTGGGCGCCCTACCAGCCGCCCGCCAGCGCGCCCGAGCCGCCGCCGGTGGCGATCCCGACGCCGCGCCGCCCCCTGACGGCCGATCTCCCGCCGGGCGATCCCTGGAGCGACGCACCCGTTCAGCCCACGCCGCCGATCGCCCCTTTGCCGCCGCTCGAGCCGCTCGCGGCGGCAGGCCAGCCCTTCGTGCCGCCGGCAGCCACGGCCATGCCCGCCGGCATGCCCCAGATCAGCGCGGCGGAGTTCGTCCAGCGCTTCGCCAAGGGCGCGGGCCTGTCGACGAACGACCTCGCCTGGCAGGACCCCGGCGCCTTTGCCGAGCAGCTCGGCGGGCTGATGCGGCTCGTCGCGGTCGAGCTCAAGCAGTTGCTGGCCGCCCGCGCCGAAAGCAAGCGCATCGCCCGCAGCGCCAACCAGACGATGATCCAGGCGCAGGACAACAACCCGCTGAAATTCTCGCCGACCGTGGACGACGCGCTGCAGCTGATCTTCGGCCGGCCCAAGAGCGGCTATCTCAGCGCGCAGAAGGCCTTCGACGAGAGCTTCCGCGACCTCAAGGCCCATCAGATCAAGACCTATTCCGCCATGCAGCACGCGCTGCGCATGCTCGTCGAGGATCTCGAACCGCAGGCCATCGCCGAGAGCACGGCGCAGGATCGCGGCCTCGATTCGCTGCTCGGCTCGCGCAAGGCCAAGATGTGGGATGCCTATGTCGCCCGCTGGGACGCCAAGACCGCGCCTTATGAGGACGGTCTGGTCGACGCCTTCATGCTTTATTTCGCCGAGTGCTACGACCGCGGCGGGAAATAA
- the tssK gene encoding type VI secretion system baseplate subunit TssK, translated as MSWYSKVVWSEGLFLRPHHFQQNDRYLENLLENRVRHVTPYPWGFSVLEIDRDLAQQSRIGLRRAVGVMPDGTPFALPDNSPLPAAIEVPENAAGQIVWLSLPLASPNTREVEDAQTGSASRYLPATEMLIDSTASLRIEEEIDVAHPRLTLELRKTAKAGYVGLALGRILEVRDRAILFDEKFAPPVLVCCAYPVIEGWLDRVIGWIDNKLEELARYAADPTAGGGLQSADYFMLQLLNRQIPQLRHLRQSRYVHPERLFETFLGLAGELATFTTAERRARDYPAYDHDDLEACFTPLVRDIQDFLSANLGRRAIRLEITERAPNAFMSTIRDRSLVRNATLVLEVAARRPLTEIQAQFPQLFKVGPNTKMNEIVHAHLPGISLVHLPTPPPQIRALTDHVYFYLDRTSPLWPEFSTASSIGMHFSGDWPDLELELWAVLEGRR; from the coding sequence ATGTCGTGGTACAGCAAGGTCGTCTGGTCGGAAGGGCTGTTTCTACGGCCTCATCACTTCCAGCAGAACGACCGGTATCTTGAGAACCTGCTGGAAAACCGCGTTCGGCACGTCACCCCTTACCCATGGGGCTTCTCGGTGCTGGAGATCGACCGCGACCTCGCCCAGCAGAGCCGGATCGGCCTGCGCCGCGCCGTCGGCGTAATGCCGGACGGCACGCCCTTCGCCCTGCCCGACAACAGCCCCCTGCCCGCCGCCATCGAGGTGCCGGAGAACGCCGCCGGCCAGATCGTCTGGCTGTCCCTGCCTCTGGCCTCGCCCAACACCCGCGAAGTCGAGGACGCGCAGACCGGCAGCGCCAGCCGCTACCTCCCCGCGACCGAGATGCTGATCGATTCAACCGCCTCGCTACGGATCGAGGAGGAGATCGACGTCGCCCATCCGCGCCTGACGCTGGAGCTGCGCAAGACGGCCAAGGCCGGCTATGTCGGGCTGGCGCTGGGCCGCATCCTCGAGGTGCGTGACCGCGCCATCCTCTTCGACGAAAAATTCGCCCCGCCCGTCCTCGTCTGCTGCGCTTATCCGGTGATCGAGGGCTGGCTCGACCGCGTCATCGGCTGGATCGACAACAAGCTCGAGGAACTCGCCCGCTACGCCGCCGATCCCACGGCCGGCGGCGGCCTCCAGAGCGCCGACTATTTCATGTTGCAGCTCCTGAACCGGCAGATCCCGCAGCTGCGGCACCTGCGCCAGTCGCGCTATGTCCACCCCGAGCGGCTGTTCGAGACCTTCCTGGGGCTGGCCGGCGAGCTCGCCACCTTCACCACCGCCGAGCGCCGCGCCCGCGATTATCCGGCCTATGACCATGACGATCTGGAGGCCTGCTTTACGCCGCTGGTCCGCGACATCCAGGATTTCCTCTCCGCCAATCTCGGCCGCCGCGCGATCCGGCTGGAGATCACCGAGCGCGCGCCCAACGCCTTCATGTCGACGATCCGCGACCGCAGCCTGGTGCGCAACGCGACGCTGGTTCTGGAGGTCGCGGCACGCCGCCCGCTGACCGAGATCCAGGCGCAGTTCCCGCAGCTCTTTAAGGTCGGCCCCAACACCAAGATGAACGAGATCGTCCATGCCCATCTGCCGGGCATCAGCCTCGTCCATCTGCCGACGCCGCCGCCGCAGATCCGGGCGCTGACCGACCACGTCTATTTCTATCTCGACCGGACCTCGCCGCTCTGGCCGGAGTTCTCGACCGCAAGCTCGATCGGGATGCATTTCTCCGGTGACTGGCCCGATCTGGAGCTCGAACTCTGGGCCGTGCTCGAGGGGCGGCGATGA
- a CDS encoding RidA family protein, whose translation MTIDRIGVTQRWCDAAIFNGIVFLAGHVAEKTEGRPLGEQTTEVLALLEETLEAAGSDKSRILSVQIFLTDISKIAEMNAVWDAWVPKGTAPARATVEAKLASPGHDIEITAVAAKKVA comes from the coding sequence ATGACCATCGACCGCATCGGAGTGACGCAGCGCTGGTGCGATGCCGCCATCTTCAACGGCATCGTCTTCCTTGCCGGCCATGTCGCCGAAAAGACCGAAGGCCGCCCGCTCGGCGAGCAGACCACCGAGGTGCTGGCGCTGCTGGAGGAGACTCTGGAGGCCGCCGGCAGCGACAAGAGCCGCATCCTCAGCGTCCAGATCTTCCTGACCGACATCTCGAAGATTGCCGAGATGAACGCGGTCTGGGACGCCTGGGTGCCGAAGGGCACAGCGCCGGCCCGCGCCACCGTGGAGGCGAAGCTCGCCTCGCCTGGCCACGACATCGAGATCACTGCGGTGGCGGCTAAGAAGGTAGCTTAA
- the tssL gene encoding type VI secretion system protein TssL, long form, producing MSDPGSPSDPFGRSDRTIIRPNPAGRRAPLPSRPAQPTPAAPTPYAPPAAASPGVPGGSDDWISAVQPAPPRQPPPPGTAAGPLPGRDQLLTPNANPLLRAAGPLLLLLGRLRSQLSSAPLAQLLGQVTETIEAFEHEVRAAGASAEQTRTAKYVLCAAADDIVQNIPGEDRHVWTQYSMLSKFFGERVGGVRFFEELDRAKADPSVNYDLLELMHACLALGFQGIHRTSAGGAANLQMIQRNLFETLRRVKQPDPELSPRWRGQAVASQLARFKVPVWSVAALAGVAVLGLYLVFRFLLAGNAEAAATAMLSVHPKGELGLVRKVFSAPPPPLPPPPVPPKVCGAVQPPIVCQVTPNVIIVRLVDITLFEPGQAAVRDEFRPLIERIASVLETEGGAVKVLGHTDNVPIRTARFASNLQLSQARAKAVGDLLQTKLSKPDRISVEGKGADAPIADNASREGRAKNRRVEIVIQRQG from the coding sequence ATGAGCGATCCCGGTTCGCCGTCCGATCCGTTCGGCCGCTCCGACCGGACCATCATCAGGCCCAACCCGGCCGGACGCCGCGCCCCCCTGCCCTCGCGCCCTGCTCAGCCAACACCGGCGGCGCCGACACCCTATGCCCCGCCCGCCGCCGCCTCGCCCGGTGTTCCCGGCGGCAGCGACGACTGGATCTCGGCCGTACAGCCCGCCCCACCGCGCCAGCCACCGCCGCCCGGTACTGCCGCCGGGCCGCTGCCGGGCCGCGACCAGCTCCTGACGCCCAACGCCAACCCGCTGCTGCGCGCCGCCGGCCCGCTGCTCCTGCTGCTCGGCCGGCTGCGCTCGCAGCTCAGCAGCGCTCCGCTCGCGCAGCTGCTCGGACAGGTCACAGAAACGATCGAGGCCTTCGAGCACGAGGTCCGCGCCGCTGGCGCCTCGGCCGAGCAGACGCGGACGGCCAAATACGTCCTCTGCGCGGCGGCCGACGACATCGTCCAGAACATCCCCGGCGAAGACCGGCATGTCTGGACGCAGTACAGCATGCTCTCGAAGTTCTTCGGCGAGCGTGTCGGCGGCGTGCGCTTCTTCGAGGAGCTCGACCGCGCCAAGGCCGACCCTTCCGTCAATTACGACCTGCTCGAACTGATGCATGCCTGCCTGGCGCTGGGCTTCCAGGGCATCCACCGCACCTCCGCCGGTGGCGCCGCCAATCTCCAGATGATCCAGCGCAACCTGTTCGAAACGCTGCGCCGGGTGAAGCAGCCCGACCCCGAACTCTCGCCGCGCTGGCGCGGCCAGGCCGTCGCCTCGCAGCTGGCGCGCTTCAAGGTCCCGGTCTGGTCGGTGGCGGCGCTCGCCGGCGTCGCCGTGCTCGGGCTCTATCTCGTCTTCCGCTTCCTGCTTGCGGGCAATGCGGAGGCGGCGGCCACCGCCATGCTCTCGGTTCATCCCAAGGGCGAGCTCGGCCTCGTCCGCAAGGTCTTCTCGGCGCCCCCGCCGCCGCTGCCGCCGCCCCCCGTGCCGCCCAAGGTCTGCGGCGCGGTGCAGCCGCCCATCGTCTGCCAGGTCACGCCTAACGTCATCATCGTCAGGCTCGTCGACATCACCCTGTTCGAACCCGGCCAGGCGGCGGTGCGCGATGAGTTCCGCCCCCTGATCGAGCGGATCGCGAGCGTGCTGGAAACCGAGGGCGGCGCGGTCAAGGTGCTCGGGCACACCGACAACGTGCCGATCCGCACCGCGCGCTTTGCCTCCAACCTGCAGCTGTCCCAGGCCCGCGCCAAGGCCGTCGGCGACTTGCTCCAGACAAAGCTGAGCAAGCCCGACCGCATCAGCGTCGAGGGCAAGGGGGCCGATGCCCCGATTGCCGACAATGCCAGCCGCGAGGGGCGCGCCAAGAACCGGCGGGTCGAGATCGTGATCCAGCGGCAGGGCTGA
- a CDS encoding PAAR domain-containing protein, whose amino-acid sequence MPTGPAARILDLVLHPLPGVLQPGPGSPNVLIGGLPAWRGVSAVAAAAIQAARQVSDAAIATAEAATLAAAGTPGAPAAKLAEETAKATAATTMGSMITGAAGGADIHNCLTLLPAPPHGPGVVVDGSQTVLINNLSACRVGDTIIEAVGPPNKITMGLTTVIIGG is encoded by the coding sequence ATGCCGACCGGCCCCGCCGCCCGTATCCTCGATCTCGTGCTGCATCCCCTCCCGGGCGTCCTCCAGCCCGGGCCGGGCAGCCCCAATGTGCTGATCGGCGGCCTGCCGGCCTGGCGCGGCGTCTCGGCCGTGGCCGCCGCCGCGATCCAGGCGGCGCGCCAGGTCTCGGATGCGGCCATCGCCACCGCCGAGGCGGCGACGCTCGCCGCCGCAGGGACCCCCGGCGCGCCCGCCGCGAAGCTGGCCGAGGAGACCGCGAAGGCGACCGCCGCCACCACGATGGGCTCGATGATCACCGGCGCCGCCGGCGGGGCCGACATCCACAACTGCCTGACCCTGCTGCCGGCGCCGCCGCACGGGCCCGGTGTCGTCGTCGACGGCTCGCAGACCGTGCTGATCAACAATCTCTCGGCCTGCCGGGTGGGCGACACGATCATCGAGGCGGTGGGCCCGCCCAACAAGATCACGATGGGGCTGACGACGGTGATCATCGGCGGCTGA